One stretch of Amycolatopsis sp. NBC_00345 DNA includes these proteins:
- a CDS encoding isoamylase early set domain-containing protein, whose amino-acid sequence MIKTSLGRDGTGARKVTFVLPQEAPPGPVSVVGDFNGWLPGRHLLRKRSNGTRSAAVEVRPGATLHFRYLAAGGQWLDDPDVPDRSGDNCVFVAH is encoded by the coding sequence GTGATCAAGACCAGCCTGGGCCGGGACGGCACCGGGGCGAGGAAGGTCACCTTCGTCCTCCCGCAGGAAGCCCCGCCCGGACCTGTCAGCGTCGTCGGTGACTTCAACGGCTGGTTGCCCGGCCGGCACCTGCTGCGGAAGCGCTCCAACGGCACCCGCTCGGCAGCGGTGGAGGTCCGCCCCGGCGCGACGCTGCATTTCCGCTACCTCGCCGCCGGCGGCCAGTGGCTGGACGACCCGGACGTGCCGGACCGCAGCGGCGACAACTGCGTCTTCGTGGCGCACTGA
- a CDS encoding MerR family transcriptional regulator has translation MDSYSPAEVTARTGFSIDTLRYYERIGLLHEVGRTAGGRRRFTDQDLEFLRLLRCLRDTEMPIAEMLRFVALLREGEDTRAERLAVLREHEERVEDQIGRLRGHQEHIRMKIAFYRTAVEREDLASV, from the coding sequence GTGGACTCCTACTCACCAGCCGAAGTCACCGCCAGAACCGGGTTCTCCATTGACACGCTCCGTTACTACGAGCGGATCGGCCTGCTGCACGAGGTGGGCCGCACGGCCGGCGGCCGTCGCCGCTTCACCGACCAGGACCTGGAGTTCCTCCGCCTGCTGCGCTGCCTGCGCGACACCGAGATGCCGATCGCCGAGATGCTCCGGTTCGTCGCGCTCCTGCGCGAGGGCGAAGACACCCGCGCCGAGCGCCTCGCCGTGCTGCGCGAGCACGAGGAGCGGGTCGAGGACCAGATCGGCCGGCTGCGCGGGCACCAGGAGCACATCCGGATGAAGATCGCGTTCTACCGCACCGCGGTCGAGCGCGAGGACCTCGCCAGCGTCTGA
- a CDS encoding fumarylacetoacetate hydrolase family protein, with protein sequence MNPVLSAPRLMKTTSGWWVADESGAGPLPPGTTLGSLLALPAAELDALVAAVARTAPAPDSLLAPVDDDTEVWAAGVTYEVSRAARMEESTASDLYARVYEAERPELFFKSVGWRVAGPGRPIGVREDSTWDVPEPELGIVGNAAGAIVGYTVVNDVSSRSIEGDNPLYLPQAKMYHGACAAGPWIVLATGVPDPYRLAISVEIHRGGALLWSGETTTARLHRKLTDLTAYLYRAEVFPRGVLLATGTSAVPGPDVTLLPGDEVAITIDGLGTLRNPVRAGLFG encoded by the coding sequence ATGAACCCGGTACTTTCCGCGCCGCGGCTGATGAAGACGACGTCGGGCTGGTGGGTGGCCGACGAGTCCGGCGCCGGGCCGTTGCCGCCGGGCACGACGCTGGGCTCGTTGCTGGCGCTGCCCGCCGCCGAGCTGGACGCGCTGGTGGCCGCCGTGGCGCGGACGGCCCCGGCCCCGGATTCCTTGCTGGCGCCCGTGGACGACGACACCGAGGTGTGGGCGGCGGGCGTGACGTACGAGGTGTCGCGCGCGGCGCGGATGGAGGAGAGCACGGCATCGGACCTCTACGCCCGGGTGTACGAGGCGGAGCGGCCGGAGCTGTTCTTCAAGAGCGTCGGCTGGCGCGTCGCGGGACCGGGCCGCCCGATCGGCGTGCGCGAGGACTCGACGTGGGACGTGCCGGAACCGGAGCTGGGCATCGTCGGCAACGCGGCGGGCGCGATCGTCGGCTACACGGTGGTCAACGACGTCAGCTCCCGCAGCATCGAAGGCGACAACCCGCTGTACCTGCCGCAGGCGAAGATGTACCACGGCGCGTGCGCGGCGGGCCCGTGGATCGTGCTCGCCACGGGCGTCCCGGACCCGTACCGTTTGGCGATCTCGGTGGAGATCCACCGCGGCGGCGCACTCCTGTGGTCGGGCGAGACGACCACCGCCCGCCTGCACCGCAAGCTCACGGACCTGACCGCTTACCTGTACCGCGCCGAGGTTTTCCCGCGCGGCGTCCTCCTCGCGACGGGTACGTCGGCCGTCCCCGGCCCCGACGTGACGCTGCTGCCCGGCGACGAGGTGGCGATCACGATCGACGGGCTCGGCACCCTGCGCAACCCGGTCCGGGCGGGGTTGTTCGGCTGA
- a CDS encoding S1 family peptidase, which yields MQVDGRSLARRAALALAAAATAGALAVVAAPGASAGAGPLIVGGSPTTIDDFPATVIFNVDGAQHCAGTLVAKNKVLTAAHCTDGVKAAQMEIIGGQTKFSDTTGEKAGVSDVWQNPAFDMNGMQHDNSVLTLDKDLPYKPATLVQSADDAAYKAGADVTVVGWGTTSEGGDVSDQLLKVNVPVVDNNTCADDYSKSGSSYDKASMFCAGVPEGGKDSCQGDSGGPAYVDGKLAGIVSWGQGCARKDFPGVYTNVGNDYATISSHIG from the coding sequence ATGCAGGTAGACGGACGTTCACTGGCACGACGGGCGGCACTGGCGCTCGCCGCGGCCGCCACGGCCGGAGCCCTCGCCGTCGTCGCCGCACCCGGCGCCTCGGCCGGCGCGGGGCCACTGATCGTCGGCGGCTCGCCGACCACCATCGACGACTTCCCGGCCACCGTGATCTTCAACGTCGACGGTGCGCAGCACTGCGCGGGCACCCTGGTGGCGAAGAACAAGGTGCTCACCGCCGCGCACTGCACCGACGGGGTCAAGGCCGCGCAGATGGAGATCATCGGCGGCCAGACCAAGTTCAGCGACACCACCGGCGAGAAGGCCGGCGTGAGCGACGTCTGGCAGAACCCCGCGTTCGACATGAACGGGATGCAGCACGACAACTCCGTGCTGACGCTGGACAAGGACCTGCCGTACAAGCCGGCGACGCTGGTGCAGTCGGCCGACGACGCGGCCTACAAGGCGGGCGCCGACGTCACCGTGGTCGGCTGGGGCACGACGTCGGAGGGCGGCGACGTCTCCGACCAGCTGCTCAAGGTCAACGTGCCGGTGGTGGACAACAACACCTGCGCGGACGACTACAGCAAGTCCGGCTCCAGCTACGACAAGGCGTCGATGTTCTGCGCGGGCGTCCCCGAAGGCGGGAAGGACTCCTGCCAGGGCGACTCCGGCGGCCCGGCCTACGTCGACGGCAAGCTCGCCGGCATCGTGTCCTGGGGCCAGGGCTGTGCCCGCAAGGACTTCCCCGGCGTGTACACCAACGTGGGCAACGACTACGCCACGATCAGCTCCCACATCGGCTGA
- a CDS encoding helix-turn-helix domain-containing protein, whose amino-acid sequence MHRLEVPMPNALPFAVGTFDAMGPMSRASFPHRHTFHEIVHVTGGSGTHVVDLARWELRPPHLCVLGPGQVHHWENVRGLSGFVVLFTEDFLLDHPADRDLLRRLSERPWLTLDEPAHTATARLIAEIENEYRGAATGSESVLRSLLHVLVVRAARLTDPAGTAPPARAGGVAEAFARLVDRIEPALWSVRAYAACIGVTPGYLTDVVKNATGRTPSELIRETRAREAKRLLAGTGLTVRQIADRVGFADPAYFCRFFRRETGMSPGDFRRDGDVRRLDHRAAAR is encoded by the coding sequence ATGCACCGGCTGGAGGTGCCGATGCCCAACGCGCTCCCGTTCGCCGTCGGCACGTTCGACGCCATGGGCCCGATGTCGCGCGCGTCCTTCCCGCACCGCCACACCTTCCACGAGATCGTCCACGTCACCGGCGGCTCGGGCACGCACGTCGTCGACCTCGCCCGCTGGGAGCTGCGCCCGCCGCACCTGTGCGTGCTCGGCCCCGGGCAGGTGCACCACTGGGAGAACGTGCGCGGGCTGTCCGGGTTCGTCGTCCTGTTCACCGAAGACTTCCTGCTGGACCATCCCGCCGACCGGGACCTGCTGCGCCGGCTGAGCGAGCGGCCGTGGCTGACGCTGGACGAGCCCGCCCACACCGCCACGGCCCGGCTGATCGCCGAGATCGAGAACGAATACCGTGGCGCCGCAACGGGTTCCGAGTCCGTCCTGCGGTCGCTGCTGCACGTTCTCGTCGTCCGCGCCGCCCGGCTGACGGACCCCGCCGGCACCGCGCCGCCCGCCCGCGCCGGCGGGGTCGCGGAGGCGTTCGCCCGGCTGGTGGACCGGATCGAGCCCGCGCTCTGGTCGGTCCGCGCGTACGCGGCCTGCATCGGCGTCACCCCGGGATACCTCACCGACGTGGTGAAGAACGCGACGGGCCGGACGCCGTCGGAGCTGATCCGGGAGACCCGTGCCCGTGAGGCGAAACGGCTGCTGGCCGGCACGGGCCTCACGGTGCGGCAGATCGCGGACCGCGTCGGCTTCGCCGATCCGGCGTACTTCTGCCGGTTCTTCCGCCGGGAAACGGGAATGAGCCCGGGCGACTTCCGCCGAGACGGCGACGTGCGCCGACTGGACCACCGGGCGGCCGCGCGGTAG
- a CDS encoding aldo/keto reductase — protein sequence MTRTMTGLDDHRPLGRSGLRVSPLALGAMTFGHFDLCSDDATSRKVFRTYLEAGGNYVDTADNYSAGRSEELVGEFLREVPDRDDLVLATKYSGPRITADGVEHNVARRSNGRKNMIASLEASLRRLGVDHVDLYWLHIWDGYTPAEEVVSAFDDLVRAGKVRAAGLSDVPAWYATKAAMLGGPPITAMQLEYSLVERSIETEHVPLAREFGIAVQPWGAIGGGFLSGKYTRDGSAGGRLAGEGHSERRWAVLDVVREIAAAAGCTPAQVAMHWVTRQPAIAGTLVGARTPEQLTDTVGALALDLPTEQLDRLTEAGDPELPFPHSIIKRHRGGA from the coding sequence ATGACTCGAACCATGACCGGGCTGGACGACCACCGGCCGCTGGGCCGCTCGGGCCTGCGCGTTTCGCCGCTGGCGCTGGGGGCGATGACCTTCGGCCACTTCGACCTCTGCTCCGACGACGCCACCTCCCGCAAGGTGTTCCGCACCTACCTCGAAGCGGGCGGCAACTACGTCGACACTGCCGACAACTACAGCGCCGGGCGCAGCGAGGAACTCGTCGGCGAGTTCCTGCGCGAGGTGCCCGACCGCGACGACCTCGTGCTCGCCACCAAGTACTCCGGCCCGCGGATCACCGCGGACGGGGTCGAGCACAACGTCGCCCGCCGCAGCAACGGGCGCAAGAACATGATCGCCTCGCTGGAGGCGTCGCTGCGCCGGCTCGGCGTCGACCACGTCGACCTGTACTGGCTGCACATCTGGGACGGCTACACCCCGGCCGAGGAGGTGGTGTCGGCGTTCGACGACCTGGTGCGCGCCGGCAAGGTCCGCGCGGCCGGGCTCAGCGACGTCCCCGCGTGGTACGCGACGAAGGCCGCGATGCTGGGCGGCCCGCCGATCACCGCGATGCAGCTGGAGTACTCGCTGGTGGAGCGCTCGATCGAGACCGAGCACGTGCCGCTGGCGCGGGAGTTCGGCATCGCGGTGCAGCCGTGGGGCGCGATCGGCGGCGGCTTCCTGTCCGGCAAGTACACCCGCGACGGCTCGGCCGGCGGCCGCCTCGCCGGCGAGGGGCACTCCGAGCGGCGCTGGGCGGTCCTCGACGTCGTCCGCGAGATCGCCGCGGCCGCGGGCTGCACCCCGGCCCAGGTCGCGATGCACTGGGTCACGCGGCAGCCGGCCATCGCGGGCACGCTCGTCGGCGCGCGGACGCCGGAGCAGCTCACGGACACCGTCGGCGCGCTGGCACTCGACCTGCCGACCGAGCAGCTGGACCGGCTGACCGAGGCCGGCGACCCCGAGCTTCCCTTCCCGCACAGCATCATCAAGCGCCACCGCGGCGGGGCGTAA
- a CDS encoding acyltransferase family protein, which translates to MPEIHSFAAPRAANRKISWDLVRAGCVTLVLIYHATYMSVVVHPELGARGFTFPYQVGASLLLVISAYFACVTIGRGPLGRYWWGRVARLLPPFLAAVVVIYAALRLLSPAGWFRPEWRDLVGNLLMLWNWKPADFPFVDGSHWTIPLQLMAFTVAALLYRSRWGHGTRLRVLLWLALLVPLAQWPWRISGPPEWYRTVADGFGFHRWHLFVAGVAIRLWCTKRISTAHFLALETVCLVAHALHSAVWTPGGLAVDWGSTIGVGIGFAVVSLVAAGPDWDRVVPQWLRRPVQWFAGISYGVFLTHQAIGYLVLHWFAALGAGTAVQTGAMLVTGVLLGWALTRLVERPAHRFLMAGYDSVSAFRARRRGAVKAVSTEPLSSVGAGAGSSRSDPEHR; encoded by the coding sequence GTGCCAGAGATCCACTCCTTCGCCGCACCGCGCGCGGCGAACCGGAAGATCAGCTGGGACCTCGTCCGCGCCGGCTGTGTGACGCTGGTGCTGATCTACCACGCGACGTACATGAGCGTGGTCGTGCACCCGGAGCTCGGTGCCCGCGGCTTCACCTTCCCGTACCAGGTCGGGGCCAGCCTGCTGCTGGTGATCTCGGCGTACTTCGCGTGCGTCACGATCGGGCGCGGGCCGCTGGGCCGGTACTGGTGGGGCCGCGTCGCGCGGCTGCTGCCGCCGTTCCTCGCCGCCGTGGTGGTGATCTACGCCGCCCTGCGGCTGCTCTCGCCGGCCGGCTGGTTCCGGCCGGAGTGGCGGGACCTGGTCGGGAACCTGCTCATGCTGTGGAACTGGAAGCCCGCGGACTTCCCGTTCGTCGACGGCTCGCACTGGACGATTCCGTTGCAGCTCATGGCCTTCACCGTCGCCGCGCTGCTGTACCGGAGCCGTTGGGGGCACGGCACGCGGCTGCGCGTGCTGCTGTGGCTGGCGCTGCTCGTGCCGCTCGCGCAGTGGCCGTGGCGGATCAGCGGGCCGCCGGAGTGGTACCGCACGGTGGCCGACGGGTTCGGCTTCCACCGCTGGCACCTGTTCGTCGCCGGCGTCGCGATCCGGCTGTGGTGCACCAAACGGATCTCGACGGCGCACTTCCTCGCGCTCGAGACGGTCTGCCTGGTCGCGCACGCGCTGCACAGCGCGGTCTGGACGCCGGGCGGGCTGGCCGTGGACTGGGGCTCGACGATCGGCGTCGGCATCGGCTTCGCCGTGGTCTCGCTGGTGGCGGCGGGGCCCGACTGGGACCGCGTGGTGCCGCAGTGGCTGCGGCGGCCGGTGCAGTGGTTCGCCGGGATCTCCTACGGCGTGTTCCTGACGCACCAGGCGATCGGTTACCTGGTGCTGCACTGGTTCGCCGCGCTGGGCGCCGGCACCGCCGTGCAGACCGGCGCGATGCTCGTCACCGGCGTGCTGCTCGGATGGGCCCTCACCCGGCTGGTGGAGCGGCCCGCGCACCGTTTCCTGATGGCGGGTTACGACTCGGTGTCCGCCTTCCGCGCCCGGCGCCGCGGCGCCGTGAAGGCGGTCAGCACCGAGCCGTTGTCGAGCGTCGGGGCGGGCGCCGGGAGCAGCCGGAGCGACCCGGAACACCGGTAG
- a CDS encoding YggT family protein — MSLIGTLVGYVLTLFILVLVVRMVLDWTRLVTTGPAWLGQARRLSHRTTEPVIAPVRRVLRPVRAGGIAIDLAFTVVFFGALILRSIAFAL; from the coding sequence ATGAGCCTGATCGGAACGCTGGTCGGGTATGTCCTGACCCTGTTCATCCTGGTGCTCGTGGTGCGGATGGTGCTGGACTGGACGCGCCTGGTGACCACCGGCCCGGCCTGGCTCGGGCAGGCGCGCCGGCTCAGCCACCGCACCACCGAGCCGGTGATCGCGCCCGTGCGGCGGGTGCTGCGGCCGGTGCGGGCGGGCGGGATCGCGATCGACCTCGCGTTCACCGTGGTGTTCTTCGGGGCGCTGATCCTGCGGTCGATCGCCTTCGCGCTCTAG
- a CDS encoding TetR/AcrR family transcriptional regulator has product MDASERLIESTRELLWERGYVGTSPKVIQERAGAGQGSMYHHFSGKADLARAAIERSAGELRAEAERQLATPGTAVERITAYLRRERDVLKGCPVGRLTQDPDVMADPVLHAPLGETFGWLRDRLAGVLAEGRDRGEFGPELAPAETAATIVAVLQGGYVLAKAAGDTAEFDRAVDGVLALLRRA; this is encoded by the coding sequence GTGGACGCGTCGGAACGGCTCATCGAAAGCACCCGGGAACTGCTCTGGGAACGGGGTTACGTCGGCACCAGCCCGAAGGTGATCCAGGAGCGGGCCGGCGCCGGGCAGGGCAGCATGTACCATCATTTCAGCGGGAAGGCGGACCTCGCGCGGGCGGCGATCGAGCGCAGCGCGGGGGAGTTACGCGCCGAGGCGGAGCGGCAGCTGGCCACGCCGGGCACTGCCGTCGAGCGGATCACGGCGTACCTGCGGCGCGAGCGCGACGTGCTGAAGGGCTGCCCCGTCGGGCGGCTCACGCAGGACCCGGACGTGATGGCGGACCCGGTGCTGCACGCGCCGCTCGGCGAGACTTTCGGCTGGCTGCGCGACCGGCTGGCCGGCGTCCTCGCCGAGGGCCGCGACCGCGGCGAGTTCGGCCCGGAACTGGCCCCGGCCGAGACGGCGGCCACCATCGTCGCCGTGCTGCAGGGCGGGTACGTGCTCGCGAAGGCGGCCGGCGACACCGCCGAATTCGACCGCGCGGTGGACGGGGTGCTCGCGCTGCTGCGCCGGGCTTGA
- a CDS encoding MarR family winged helix-turn-helix transcriptional regulator, producing the protein MEQADSVAADLTAWIRAMPAGVDPEVEAARQRIGRLSRQFEQVLRRAAAAHDLSLGDWQALSALHRSGAPGVLTPKELGDHLGVTSGTVSVRIDRLARAGLVERVAAADGRSRPVRLTAKGRRRWSAATGKRTADERDLFADALTADQLAVLNPLLGTLLARFETEFGDSSTMDVVRPE; encoded by the coding sequence GTGGAGCAGGCGGACTCGGTCGCGGCGGACCTGACGGCGTGGATCCGCGCCATGCCGGCGGGCGTCGACCCGGAGGTGGAGGCGGCGCGTCAGCGGATCGGCCGGCTGTCGCGGCAATTCGAGCAGGTGCTGCGCCGCGCGGCCGCCGCCCACGACCTTTCGCTGGGGGACTGGCAGGCGCTCTCGGCGCTGCACCGCTCCGGCGCGCCGGGGGTGCTGACGCCGAAGGAGCTGGGTGACCACCTGGGCGTGACGTCGGGAACGGTGAGCGTCCGGATCGACCGCCTGGCGCGCGCGGGCCTGGTGGAGCGCGTCGCCGCCGCGGACGGCCGCAGCCGTCCCGTCCGCCTGACCGCGAAGGGCCGCCGCCGCTGGTCCGCCGCGACGGGGAAACGCACCGCCGACGAGCGTGACCTCTTCGCGGACGCACTGACGGCGGACCAGCTGGCGGTGCTGAACCCGTTGCTGGGCACCCTGCTGGCCCGGTTCGAGACGGAGTTCGGTGATTCGTCCACAATGGACGTGGTGCGGCCGGAGTGA
- a CDS encoding IlvD/Edd family dehydratase produces the protein MGERRIGEQRSAAWFGESGRAGMIYRSWMRSQGFGPEVFDGRPVIGIATSASELAPCNAHLGRVAEAVKRGVWQAGGFPLAFPTMATGETLMRPTAMLYRNLMAMEVEELIRANPLDGVVLLSGCDKTTPAMLMGAASVDLPAVMVTGGPMLNGKYRGQDVGSGTHVWKFEEELKAGRMTQEECFFAEGCMARSNGHCMTMGTASTMACLAEALGMQLPGSATWPAVDARRFETGQAAGRRIVALVEEELRPSKILTRAAFENAIRVNAAIGGSTNAIIHLLAIAGRVGVPLAMADFDELGRVVPTLLNLMPSGKFLMEDFCYAGGLPVVMRQLIEAGLLHETAITVTGRPVADNVSGAECWDTEVITAVSEPFQPAGTGTAVLTGNLAPDGAVVKQSAASPELLTHTGPALVFETAEDYHHSADDPDLDVTPDTVLVIRGAGPKGYPGMPEVANVPLPAKLLKQGVTDMVRICDGRMSGTGYGTVVLHVSPESAVGGPLALVRTGDLITLDTPARSLTLRVSDEELAARREAWEPPASPYVSGYTWLYTEHVTQAHQGADFDFLHGSRGPGVPRDSH, from the coding sequence ATGGGTGAAAGGCGCATCGGTGAACAGCGCAGTGCGGCTTGGTTCGGCGAGTCAGGCCGGGCCGGGATGATCTACCGGTCCTGGATGCGTTCGCAGGGTTTCGGGCCGGAGGTGTTCGACGGCCGCCCGGTGATCGGGATCGCGACGAGCGCTTCGGAGCTGGCGCCGTGCAACGCGCACCTCGGGCGCGTCGCGGAGGCCGTCAAACGCGGGGTCTGGCAGGCGGGCGGCTTCCCGCTGGCCTTCCCGACCATGGCGACCGGCGAGACGCTCATGCGCCCCACCGCGATGCTCTACCGCAACCTGATGGCGATGGAGGTCGAGGAGCTGATCCGCGCCAATCCGCTCGACGGCGTCGTGCTGCTCTCGGGCTGTGACAAGACCACGCCGGCGATGCTGATGGGCGCGGCGAGCGTCGACCTTCCCGCGGTGATGGTGACCGGCGGCCCGATGCTCAACGGCAAGTACCGCGGCCAGGACGTTGGCTCCGGCACGCACGTGTGGAAGTTCGAGGAGGAGCTCAAAGCCGGGCGGATGACGCAGGAGGAGTGCTTCTTCGCCGAGGGCTGCATGGCCCGCTCCAACGGGCACTGCATGACGATGGGCACCGCGTCCACCATGGCGTGCCTCGCCGAGGCGCTGGGCATGCAGCTGCCGGGCTCGGCCACCTGGCCCGCGGTGGACGCGCGCCGCTTCGAGACCGGGCAGGCCGCGGGCCGCCGGATCGTCGCCCTGGTCGAGGAGGAACTGCGGCCGTCGAAGATCCTGACGCGGGCGGCGTTCGAGAACGCGATCCGGGTCAACGCGGCCATCGGCGGCTCGACCAACGCGATCATCCACCTGCTGGCGATCGCCGGGCGGGTGGGCGTGCCGCTCGCGATGGCCGACTTCGACGAGCTGGGCCGGGTCGTGCCGACGCTGCTGAACCTGATGCCCTCGGGCAAGTTCCTGATGGAGGACTTCTGCTACGCGGGAGGCCTGCCCGTGGTGATGCGGCAGCTGATCGAAGCCGGGCTGCTGCACGAAACCGCGATCACCGTGACGGGCCGGCCGGTGGCGGACAACGTTTCCGGCGCCGAGTGCTGGGACACCGAGGTGATCACGGCGGTGAGCGAGCCGTTCCAGCCCGCGGGCACCGGCACGGCGGTGCTGACCGGCAACCTCGCCCCGGACGGCGCGGTGGTCAAGCAGTCCGCCGCCTCGCCGGAGCTGCTCACGCACACCGGCCCGGCGCTGGTGTTCGAGACCGCCGAGGACTACCACCACTCCGCCGACGACCCGGACCTCGACGTCACGCCGGACACGGTGCTGGTCATCCGCGGCGCCGGCCCGAAGGGCTACCCGGGCATGCCGGAGGTGGCGAACGTGCCGCTGCCGGCCAAGCTGCTCAAGCAGGGCGTCACGGACATGGTGCGGATCTGCGACGGCCGGATGTCCGGCACCGGCTACGGCACGGTGGTGCTGCACGTGAGCCCGGAGTCCGCGGTCGGCGGCCCGCTGGCGCTGGTGCGGACCGGCGACCTGATCACGCTGGACACCCCGGCGCGCTCGCTGACCCTGCGGGTTTCCGACGAGGAACTGGCCGCGCGGCGCGAGGCGTGGGAGCCGCCCGCCTCGCCGTACGTGAGCGGCTACACCTGGCTGTACACGGAGCACGTGACGCAGGCGCACCAGGGCGCGGACTTCGACTTCCTGCACGGCAGCCGCGGCCCCGGCGTGCCGCGCGATTCCCACTGA
- a CDS encoding alpha/beta hydrolase has protein sequence MRVLPQTAPPEAEPAGASVLYRDAEVAPLLGYRPLLLDLAVPAGPPSAPGWPVVAFVHGGAFAVGSPKHAPLGRYLGERLLEAGFAVAKVHFRHSREAVYPAQLHDVKAAVRWLRHHAGTLALDPGRFSAWGHAAGGHLAVMLAVTGDRPDLEGDIGVTGPSSAVQAAVAWSPPSDFARLPPPPPSSPFHRTGEDPHAWLLGASPAAHPALAAAASPLTHVTAAAAPVLVVHGTGDDGVPIAQSEALVAAYWQAGADAEFAWLEDTGHVYGNRTRAAMTTAGIEFLRRRLGPA, from the coding sequence ATGCGCGTTTTGCCCCAGACCGCCCCGCCCGAGGCCGAGCCCGCGGGCGCCTCCGTGCTGTACCGAGACGCCGAGGTGGCCCCGCTGCTGGGCTACCGGCCGCTGCTGCTGGACCTCGCCGTGCCCGCCGGCCCGCCGTCGGCTCCGGGCTGGCCCGTGGTCGCGTTCGTGCACGGCGGCGCGTTCGCCGTCGGCTCGCCCAAGCACGCCCCGCTCGGCCGGTATCTCGGCGAACGCCTGCTGGAAGCCGGTTTCGCCGTCGCGAAGGTCCACTTCAGACACAGCCGCGAGGCCGTGTACCCGGCGCAGCTGCACGACGTGAAGGCGGCGGTGCGCTGGCTCCGCCACCACGCGGGCACCCTGGCGCTCGACCCGGGACGGTTCAGCGCGTGGGGCCACGCGGCGGGCGGGCACCTGGCCGTGATGCTCGCGGTCACCGGGGACCGGCCGGACCTGGAGGGCGACATCGGCGTCACCGGCCCGAGCAGCGCCGTGCAGGCGGCGGTCGCGTGGAGCCCGCCGTCGGACTTCGCCCGGCTGCCGCCCCCGCCGCCCAGCTCGCCGTTCCACCGGACGGGTGAGGACCCGCACGCGTGGCTGCTGGGCGCCTCCCCCGCCGCGCACCCGGCGCTCGCCGCGGCGGCCAGCCCGCTCACCCACGTGACCGCGGCCGCCGCCCCGGTGCTGGTCGTGCACGGCACCGGCGACGACGGCGTCCCGATCGCGCAGAGCGAGGCGCTGGTCGCGGCCTACTGGCAGGCGGGCGCGGACGCCGAGTTCGCGTGGCTCGAGGACACCGGACACGTCTACGGCAACCGCACCCGCGCGGCGATGACCACGGCGGGCATCGAGTTCCTGCGCCGACGGCTCGGCCCGGCCTGA
- a CDS encoding YbaB/EbfC family nucleoid-associated protein, translated as MSAHMDQLIAQFRSFQAKTQQAETRFDGVGDMQEQIAQVRTSVTAPDGTVTVIAGAGGSVTDVQLSPEALRLDPARLSATIMSTLRQAVAGAVRQQAGIVDETFGEALGVDISEQVREAQAEAFGTTADEPASQQQQPASRPSRGAGPEDDDYFDANSFLRR; from the coding sequence ATGTCCGCCCACATGGACCAGCTGATCGCCCAGTTCCGCAGCTTCCAGGCGAAGACACAGCAGGCCGAGACCCGCTTCGACGGGGTCGGCGACATGCAGGAGCAGATCGCCCAGGTCCGGACCAGCGTGACCGCGCCCGACGGCACCGTGACGGTCATCGCCGGGGCCGGCGGCAGCGTCACCGATGTCCAGCTCTCCCCGGAAGCCCTGCGCCTCGACCCGGCCCGGCTGTCCGCGACGATCATGAGCACCCTGCGCCAGGCCGTGGCCGGCGCCGTCCGGCAGCAGGCCGGGATCGTGGACGAAACGTTCGGCGAAGCACTCGGCGTCGACATCTCCGAGCAGGTTCGCGAAGCCCAGGCCGAGGCCTTCGGAACCACCGCGGACGAGCCCGCGTCACAGCAGCAACAGCCGGCTTCCCGGCCAAGCCGCGGCGCCGGCCCGGAGGACGACGACTACTTCGACGCCAACTCGTTCCTCCGCCGCTGA